A window of the Cellvibrio sp. pealriver genome harbors these coding sequences:
- a CDS encoding tryptophan halogenase family protein: MADQITRVVIVGGGSAGWLAAGIIAATSPAHVQVTLIESPDVAPIGVGEGTWPTMRATLQTIGVSETDFFRECDASFKQGSKFSRWTSLSKDDDYYHPFTPPAKYHEINLAPFWVPFKDKIDFANAVCPQAAICDLGYAPKQITTAEFGAVLNYGYHLDAGKFAPFLHKHCVEKLGVNYISANVTAINSHENGDIKSVTTNTQGEIVGDLFVDCTGLSSMLLGKHYDVPFISQQNILFNDSALAVQIPYAEGADAIASHTLSTAQTSGWIWDIGLQSRRGIGHVFSSRYTTDELAERELRHYIAPSVGEKIAQELPVRKITFNPGHRETFWHKNCVAIGLAAGFIEPLEATALVLIELSAKMIAEQFPANRSVMDIVAKRFNATLRHHWEQIIDFLKLHYVLTKRTDTEYWRDNCLASTIPDSLHELLALWKVQSPWLYDEMLREEMFPSASYQYIYYGMKAITDVTGVSRSIGSGKHLHDKKLRKAEALFMENAQHIQQLKKVLQPNRELIEKIKQYGLQTI, translated from the coding sequence ATGGCTGATCAAATAACCCGTGTTGTAATAGTGGGGGGCGGTTCCGCAGGTTGGTTGGCGGCGGGCATAATTGCGGCAACAAGTCCGGCACATGTTCAAGTCACACTGATTGAATCTCCCGATGTAGCGCCTATTGGCGTAGGTGAAGGTACCTGGCCTACCATGCGCGCGACATTACAAACGATTGGCGTATCGGAAACCGATTTTTTTCGTGAGTGCGATGCCAGTTTTAAACAAGGCTCCAAATTTTCTCGCTGGACAAGTCTGTCAAAAGACGATGATTACTATCATCCGTTCACTCCACCAGCCAAGTACCATGAAATTAATCTGGCTCCTTTCTGGGTGCCATTTAAAGATAAAATCGATTTTGCGAATGCAGTTTGCCCTCAAGCGGCAATATGCGATTTAGGCTATGCGCCCAAACAAATCACCACTGCAGAGTTTGGTGCTGTATTAAATTACGGTTATCACCTGGATGCAGGAAAGTTTGCGCCGTTTTTGCATAAGCATTGTGTTGAAAAGTTAGGTGTTAACTACATTAGTGCAAATGTCACTGCCATTAATTCCCATGAAAATGGCGATATAAAATCTGTGACTACCAATACACAAGGTGAAATTGTTGGTGATCTATTTGTAGATTGCACTGGGTTGTCATCTATGTTGCTTGGAAAACATTATGATGTCCCATTTATATCACAACAAAATATTCTGTTTAATGATTCTGCCCTTGCAGTCCAAATTCCTTATGCTGAAGGCGCTGATGCAATTGCATCGCACACCTTGTCCACTGCGCAAACTAGTGGATGGATCTGGGATATAGGTTTGCAATCACGCCGTGGCATAGGCCATGTTTTTTCCAGTCGCTATACCACAGATGAACTCGCCGAGCGTGAGTTGCGCCATTACATTGCACCATCGGTCGGCGAAAAAATAGCGCAAGAGTTACCTGTTAGAAAAATTACATTTAACCCTGGTCATAGAGAAACCTTTTGGCACAAAAACTGTGTAGCCATTGGTTTGGCCGCCGGTTTTATTGAGCCATTAGAAGCGACTGCGCTAGTGTTGATCGAGCTCTCGGCCAAAATGATCGCAGAACAATTTCCGGCTAATCGCAGTGTTATGGATATAGTGGCCAAACGATTCAATGCCACATTGCGTCATCATTGGGAACAGATAATTGATTTTCTAAAACTGCATTATGTGCTGACAAAACGAACCGATACAGAGTACTGGCGCGATAACTGCCTCGCCAGCACTATTCCCGATAGCTTGCATGAGTTACTCGCGTTGTGGAAAGTGCAGTCTCCCTGGTTGTATGACGAAATGTTACGCGAAGAAATGTTCCCGTCAGCCAGTTACCAATATATCTATTACGGTATGAAAGCGATAACCGATGTAACTGGCGTAAGTAGAAGCATTGGCAGTGGGAAGCATCTGCACGATAAAAAATTAAGAAAAGCGGAAGCGCTGTTTATGGAAAACGCACAGCATATCCAGCAATTGAAAAAAGTATTACAGCCTAACCGCGAACTGATTGAGAAAATAAAACAATATGGTTTGCAAACCATTTAA
- a CDS encoding SapC family protein, which translates to MPNFALLNNVDHKNLRIIRDYSPQYGDGEMSVVTFPQEFRAIQNEYPIFFKKNTETGKFIPVALTGLRQNENLFLSENGWDAQYIPASVKRRPFLIGVQPPKQGEGSQPSSLVYVDMDSPRVNDAVGEPVFLPHGGYSPYLESMVDLLEYIQYGTELNDHFVDVLLANELLEVVTLEITLKNGERNNLAGLYTINEEKLNGLAGSVAAELHTKGFLECIYMVLASHSNVLKLIARVEAKLSTQ; encoded by the coding sequence ATGCCTAATTTTGCTCTATTAAATAATGTTGATCATAAAAACTTGCGCATTATTCGTGATTATTCACCGCAATACGGTGATGGTGAAATGTCCGTTGTGACTTTTCCCCAAGAATTCCGTGCGATCCAAAATGAATATCCCATCTTTTTTAAGAAAAATACTGAAACAGGAAAGTTTATACCTGTTGCACTGACAGGGTTGCGCCAAAATGAAAATTTATTTTTGTCTGAAAATGGGTGGGATGCGCAGTATATTCCCGCATCTGTTAAAAGACGTCCATTTTTAATTGGTGTTCAACCACCCAAGCAAGGTGAGGGAAGTCAACCGAGCAGTTTGGTTTACGTTGATATGGATAGCCCTCGTGTCAATGATGCTGTGGGTGAGCCAGTGTTTTTACCGCATGGCGGCTATTCACCCTATTTGGAATCAATGGTGGATTTACTGGAATACATCCAATATGGCACGGAGCTGAACGATCATTTTGTTGATGTTTTGTTGGCAAATGAATTGTTGGAGGTGGTTACCTTAGAGATCACATTGAAAAATGGGGAGCGCAACAATCTTGCAGGGCTCTATACCATCAATGAAGAGAAATTAAATGGTTTGGCGGGTAGTGTAGCTGCAGAACTGCATACAAAAGGCTTTTTGGAATGCATTTATATGGTGTTGGCTTCTCACTCTAATGTCCTCAAATTAATTGCCCGTGTTGAGGCAAAATTATCCACTCAGTAA
- a CDS encoding cupin-like domain-containing protein, with amino-acid sequence MISIDKKVKVIEGCSPDNIPDEVLSSSEPLILKGLASSWPIVKAGLSSRADVEKYLLQFYQGQQVAAFLGKQENAGRIFYNEDLTGFNYDTVSTKLDFALQQMSLHADNPASPTIYIGSTSVDQYLPGFRAENDIALGEHNPLVSIWVSNKCRIAAHWDSPLNIACSVVGHRRFTLFPFDQMENLYVGPLDKTPAGQAISLVDFYNPDFEKFPKFKHALPHAQVADLEPGDGLFIPSMWWHHVESLDSLNVLVNYWFKGTPAFFGKPINALFNAVLSIRDLPPELRAAWKMIFDYYIFDYQKENFAHIPEYAQGAIGDLTDDNARKIRARLLNQLNK; translated from the coding sequence ATGATTAGTATCGATAAAAAAGTAAAGGTTATTGAAGGCTGTTCCCCGGATAACATTCCCGATGAAGTGTTGTCTTCATCGGAGCCTTTAATTTTAAAGGGTTTGGCATCTTCATGGCCAATTGTTAAAGCTGGCCTTTCTTCTCGCGCTGATGTTGAAAAATACTTGCTGCAATTTTACCAAGGGCAGCAGGTGGCTGCTTTTTTGGGAAAGCAAGAAAATGCTGGGCGTATTTTTTACAATGAAGATTTGACGGGATTTAATTACGATACTGTTAGTACAAAACTGGATTTTGCATTGCAACAGATGTCTCTTCATGCGGACAATCCCGCATCGCCAACAATTTATATTGGTTCTACCTCAGTTGATCAATATCTACCAGGTTTTCGTGCAGAGAATGATATAGCTCTGGGCGAGCATAATCCGTTGGTGAGTATTTGGGTGTCCAATAAATGCCGTATTGCGGCGCATTGGGACAGCCCATTAAATATAGCTTGCTCGGTTGTTGGGCATCGTCGTTTTACGTTGTTTCCATTTGATCAAATGGAAAATTTGTATGTAGGGCCTTTGGATAAAACACCAGCTGGGCAGGCCATCAGTTTGGTGGATTTTTATAATCCCGATTTCGAAAAATTCCCCAAATTTAAACATGCATTGCCCCATGCACAGGTTGCGGATTTGGAGCCTGGTGATGGGCTATTCATTCCTAGTATGTGGTGGCACCATGTTGAAAGCTTGGATTCATTGAATGTGTTAGTTAACTATTGGTTTAAGGGGACTCCCGCTTTTTTCGGAAAGCCCATAAACGCGCTTTTTAATGCAGTGCTATCAATTCGCGATCTGCCACCAGAGCTGCGCGCTGCATGGAAAATGATATTTGATTACTACATATTTGATTACCAAAAAGAAAACTTTGCTCATATACCTGAGTATGCCCAAGGTGCGATTGGTGATTTGACCGATGACAATGCACGGAAAATTCGTGCGCGTCTTTTGAACCAATTAAATAAATGA
- a CDS encoding tryptophan halogenase family protein has product MVGDRAVRNVVIVGGGTAGWMAAASFSKILGKSISVTLIESDEIVTVGVGEATVPPLIQLHCYLEINEQEFLAFVKGSIKLGISFENWKNINENYGHMFGKPGKSTWAADFQHFWLRGKELGVHNPLSDYSLESKAAQHNKFMHMPNASLNYAYHLDAGLYAKFLRNIAEKAGASRIEGTVVNVALDEDDYIKSVELASGKIIEGDLFIDCSGFRGLLIEQALHTGYEDWSHWLPCDSAVAVQTESVRDPVPYTRAIAHPAGWQWQIPLQHRVGNGLVYCSRYISDDDAKKLLLENIEGRLITEPKVIKYRTGQRLKHWNKNCVALGLASGFIEPLESTSIHLIFRGIIRLIQMFPSAGIRACDVDEYNEQMKVEILNVRDFIILHYHLTDRADSPFWQYCKNMEIPESLEQRMRMFRETGKVFIKSYELFFESSWMQVMLGQGLIPENYHPVVNEMPADDLVKLLADIRAQVNQTLQKMPTHKDYLDFYCKASDWS; this is encoded by the coding sequence ATGGTCGGCGATCGCGCTGTAAGAAACGTGGTAATCGTTGGTGGTGGTACTGCCGGTTGGATGGCGGCGGCTTCTTTCTCCAAAATATTAGGTAAAAGCATTTCAGTTACCCTAATAGAATCAGATGAAATTGTCACTGTGGGCGTGGGTGAGGCCACGGTTCCCCCATTGATACAATTACACTGCTACCTTGAAATTAATGAACAGGAGTTTCTTGCCTTTGTTAAAGGCAGCATCAAACTTGGAATTTCGTTTGAAAATTGGAAAAATATCAACGAAAACTATGGGCATATGTTTGGCAAGCCAGGAAAAAGCACATGGGCAGCCGATTTCCAGCATTTTTGGTTACGGGGCAAGGAGCTGGGTGTTCATAATCCTTTGAGCGACTACTCTCTTGAAAGCAAAGCCGCACAGCATAATAAATTCATGCATATGCCAAATGCATCGCTCAACTACGCCTATCATCTTGATGCAGGGTTATATGCAAAATTTTTGCGCAACATAGCAGAGAAAGCCGGAGCGAGTCGTATTGAGGGAACCGTTGTCAACGTTGCTCTGGATGAAGATGACTATATTAAATCCGTTGAATTGGCTTCAGGCAAAATTATAGAAGGCGATTTATTTATCGATTGCTCTGGTTTTCGCGGGTTGCTCATCGAACAGGCGCTGCATACAGGTTATGAAGATTGGTCGCACTGGTTGCCATGCGACAGTGCTGTAGCAGTGCAAACGGAATCAGTCCGTGATCCTGTTCCCTACACTCGTGCAATTGCGCACCCAGCTGGTTGGCAATGGCAAATTCCTTTGCAACACAGAGTGGGGAATGGCCTAGTCTATTGCAGCCGTTATATTTCTGATGATGATGCTAAAAAATTATTGTTGGAAAATATAGAAGGGCGTTTGATCACTGAGCCTAAAGTTATCAAATATCGCACTGGGCAACGGCTTAAGCATTGGAATAAAAATTGTGTCGCCTTGGGATTGGCAAGTGGATTTATCGAGCCTTTGGAATCTACCAGTATTCACTTAATTTTTCGGGGTATTATTCGGCTAATACAAATGTTTCCATCGGCAGGTATTCGCGCTTGCGATGTAGATGAGTATAACGAGCAGATGAAAGTAGAGATCCTGAATGTACGGGATTTTATTATTCTGCATTATCATTTAACCGATCGAGCGGATAGCCCGTTCTGGCAATACTGCAAAAACATGGAAATCCCTGAATCGCTTGAACAGCGTATGAGAATGTTCCGTGAAACAGGCAAAGTGTTTATAAAATCGTATGAATTGTTTTTCGAATCGTCCTGGATGCAGGTGATGCTGGGGCAGGGGTTGATCCCTGAGAATTACCACCCTGTTGTGAATGAAATGCCAGCAGATGACTTGGTAAAACTCCTCGCCGATATTCGCGCGCAGGTGAATCAAACCCTCCAGAAAATGCCTACACACAAAGATTATTTGGATTTTTACTGTAAAGCGAGTGATTGGAGCTAG
- a CDS encoding DUF6445 family protein, producing the protein MLGNNFIPPLHPQFSYRIDTVGNEKTPILVIDNFLYEAEALLGFAVKYGDFHDGIEFYPGIQSNAPEFYSHALQTHLPDIICEAFNLTRENINYSLSTYSLILTPPSRLALPQSRPHVDTIHKEKLACVHYLCTPDKGGTSMYRHRATGFEQLSQERMDVYGEHLAIEAKDTSWHKKYINGSNQYYEEIARYEANFNRLIMYPSDILHSASIPENFQFRPNPIVGRLTLNSFIFLK; encoded by the coding sequence ATGCTTGGCAACAACTTCATTCCTCCGCTTCATCCACAATTCAGTTACCGCATCGACACTGTCGGCAATGAAAAAACGCCGATATTGGTGATCGACAATTTTTTATATGAAGCGGAGGCGTTGCTGGGTTTTGCAGTGAAATATGGGGATTTTCACGACGGAATAGAGTTTTACCCTGGAATACAGTCCAATGCGCCGGAATTCTATAGTCATGCGCTTCAAACTCATTTACCGGATATTATTTGTGAAGCATTCAATTTAACACGTGAAAATATCAATTATTCGCTATCTACTTATTCTCTAATTCTGACACCACCGTCTCGCTTGGCGCTTCCACAATCACGTCCGCACGTTGACACAATCCATAAGGAAAAGTTGGCCTGTGTACATTATCTTTGCACACCGGATAAGGGAGGCACGTCTATGTACCGGCATAGGGCAACAGGTTTTGAGCAGCTTTCACAAGAGCGAATGGATGTTTATGGTGAGCACCTTGCAATAGAAGCCAAGGATACGAGCTGGCATAAAAAATATATTAATGGTTCCAACCAATATTACGAAGAAATCGCCCGCTATGAAGCCAACTTCAACCGTTTAATTATGTACCCCAGTGACATACTGCACTCAGCTTCCATTCCAGAGAACTTCCAGTTCCGACCCAACCCAATTGTCGGACGACTGACATTAAATAGTTTTATTTTTCTAAAATGA